In Pleurodeles waltl isolate 20211129_DDA chromosome 5, aPleWal1.hap1.20221129, whole genome shotgun sequence, one genomic interval encodes:
- the LOC138295893 gene encoding uncharacterized protein, whose translation MALLLLRIWLGFMCLLHMGPHYTRSQDMFFGLNNYTEYIVGNMSMIITVPHGGDKLPSEIPNRDAGCWNTDSYTCQFTHSCPAGSQKDSVKCKVSTLQDKYTLNVALNLAEEICALTGGYCPHIVINHLGRSKLDANREKEEATFGVPQAELAWEEFTDFINVSKSQVGRGLLVDIHGQVHPEQWIELGYTLSKASLDSGKFTAAQSSIHRLAQDYSDVSFETLLRGERSLGNFIEEQNGINNYICVPSPKNPGPNGGNYFAGGYITETFGSKKSGLVDAIQIELPRWIRENNERPRFCKALAKAMMTFWQTNYCNQTESKLVGC comes from the coding sequence ATGGCTCTACTGCTTCTCAGGATTTGGCTAGGTTTCATGTGCCTTCTGCACATGGGACCTCACTATACAAGAAGCCAGGATATGTTCTTTGGCCTGAACAACTACACAGAATACATAGTTGGCAACATGAGCATGATTATCACTGTGCCACATGGTGGAGATAAGCTGCCAAGTGAAATACCGAACCGAGACGCTGGATGCTGGAACACAGATTCTTACACCTGCCAGTTTACTCACAGTTGTCCTGCAGGATCGCAGAAAGACTCAGTTAAGTGTAAGGTTTCGACGTTGCAAGACAAGTATACCTTGAACGTGGCTTTAAATCTCGCTGAGGAAATCTGCGCTCTCACTGGTGGATACTGCCCTCATATTGTGATAAATCATCTAGGAAGATCCAAATTGGATGCCAACAGGGAAAAGGAAGAGGCTACTTTTGGGGTACCCCAAGCAGAGCTAGCATGGGAGGAGTTTACAGATTTTATAAATGTGTCAAAATCCCAGGTGGGAAGGGGGCTTCTGGTGGATATTCATGGCCAGGTCCATCCTGAACAGTGGATAGAGCTGGGATACACCCTGTCCAAAGCAAGTCTTGATTCTGGAAAATTTACTGCAGCTCAATCATCCATTCACCGACTCGCACAGGATTACAGTGATGTCTCCTTTGAAACACTTCTTAGGGGAGAAAGAAGCCTAGGAAACTTTATTGAAGAGCAGAATGGTATTAACAATTACATTTGTGTTCCTTCTCCCAAAAACCCTGGCCCCAATGGTGGAAACTATTTTGCAGGGGGTTATATCACCGAAACATTTGGCTCTAAGAAGTCAGGTTTGGTGGACGCTATCCAGATCGAGCTGCCCCGGTGGATAAGGGAAAACAATGAGCGTCCCAGATTTTGCAAGGCTTTAGCAAAGGCCATGATGACTTTTTGGCAAACAAACTACTGCAACCAAACTGAATCCAAATTGGtaggatgttga